Within Montipora foliosa isolate CH-2021 chromosome 3, ASM3666993v2, whole genome shotgun sequence, the genomic segment GCTATACTAATTCAGTTCCTTTATGTTATTGAGTAGGTCTCCCTTCTGTCGTAGGCATTTTGAACTTAGCACCGCGAAAAGTTATATATCATGACTAATAGCAGTTTTCAGTTGGCTCGGTGGATATTCCTTATATGTGGTAAGTAAGAATAACGCTTACTAATCTTGCATCTCTTTCAAAGTATTctcgaaaaaaaaatatttataagtgGATACTAACTAGCAAATTCGATCTCGAAGTAGTTACATGAATACATAAACTCATTTCAGTGATGATCAGGAAAAATGCCGGCCTTCTAATACTTGGTAAATTAAGTGAACATTTAATTGATGTTTACAAATCCCTTTGGTTTTTGTGCTAATGCTTTGTAAACATTCATTATATATTTCGTTAAAAAAAGTGATCAACAAATTAACTGAATACACATTTCCCTTCTCTTAGTTAGGCGATACGTTTCTAATCATCCTGCCAACCCATTGCAGCCCTACTCATCAATAAATGCCTGTTCTAAAGACAAACTTGCTTTATCCACGATTTCTTCGATTCTTTTTCAATAAGTGAAAGTAGTTCTATTTTTGAATATATGACAATGGTCCTATTCTGTCACTTTCGATAATATAGGGAAAAGCCCCTCCTTGACACGCCTAACTTAGTATGTTAAACCGGAAACACCTCAGTAAATATCGAAAGTGGTTGAAAAACCGAGCTTTCTCAGTACACTGattggcccagtggttaggccgcttgccttgagatccggagatcccgggttcaagacccgctctgaccgctcgttgaatttgatcctggtagtccctggttcaacttcccagccgcacttgtaaatagccaactggtttgcctccagccagttgggattcttaacagttgttgttctgttctgtcgtttcgttgtgtttcattggcccagaaaagcccctatgggaagcggtcaattaagtatgtatgtatgtatatgtgtatgtgtgtatgtatgtatgtatgtatgtatgtatgtatgtatgtatgtatgtatgtatgtatgtatgtatgtatgtattactAACCTGCAAGATACGTCATACCGGACATTTATTCGCAAACAACCCCGGCTACGGACAATTAATTGTGAAAGTCcctgctttttttctttctttttcgctCATAATTCCTTCTACTTCATCAACATCAAAGTTCTTTGTTCTGTTTAATTAAAAATCAAATACACGGGGATCCGGATAATGCAAAAGGTCCCGGAACTGGGAGCTTTTTGTCAAATGAGTCCAAAAATGTGCCATGCCCCATGTGCCATTTGCAATAGAAAAGAGTGGCTTATCCTGAATATCTGGCTTTCGAGCAAGAAAAATGCTTCTTTTGAAGCCTTGGGAGGGACTTAGGGGACCCGAAATATACCCGATAATTCTGGGGATTTCATGGTCGAAAAGGACCACTGTTCTCTTATTAGTTGAGCCTGTCCGTTTGCCGGTTAAGGATAAAGTTAGGGAAGATCAAACTCACGGGCATCGAGGAACTGAAACTGGTAATTAGAATAAAGGATAAGGATAGTGTTTTCCTTCCGTAGGATCAGCTGTTATATGTCAGGACTGCCCTAACGAGGCCATTAGCATAAAATGTGACGCACAAGTAGGAGTCAGCGAAATACAAGGAACCAGTTGGAAAGCAGTAGGCTTCAAGCATCGGCTCGCGTTCTGCGTAGGACATCGGTGCGACGTGACACAGAATTCAAGGAAACCACATGGAATACAAGTGTTGAGCATCGAGCGTGGAACGCTGACTTTGAAGCGCACATCTTGGAAATCAACAAGGCATCCCGTGAAATTCATGTGTACTGTAAAGGCGGAAAACTCGTTTTCTCTCCTTAGGTCATTCATCACTGTCGATTTTTCTGTGGAGTGTAAGTGAAgtaatttttactgtttttagtGACAGGGTCGAGTTTGCGCGCGATTTTAAAAGTTCTTTCTTAATTTAATTGGTTAAAATGAATTCTGCTTGAATAATAGCCAAGACCTGTACCCTggcatttattattattttatttttattttatcttattatttttatttttattattttatttttttttttaacgggcTTTCTATTTTCCTCGGAGTCGTGGCTTAGTGTCGATTTGAGTTTgaaacaaatggaaatttgtTTCACAAGGAAGACCAACTGATGtcggatagagcggttttcaattgagtgtcgtaaaacaaatacctaAGTAATTACTTAAATCAATCACAGGAGGTGCAAACAGGGCAACGAACCAAACcaaaattcgtagcaattctaTGTCGCCTGCAAGGCACGCGATTGAtttaggtttttttcttttcactggtTAATAAACTGGCGCgcgatttttaagccaatcagtaAGCGCAGCAATTGCAATAGCCTCAGGCTGATTACTTTTGACAGTGACTTGAAAACTGTTCTATCGCAATCAATTGTTCGAGCGACACTTTCTTTTATTGGTTGTCGCTTTCCCTTCGTATTAAAAACTATAACTAATCTCGGATCATTAAAGTCCGTTATATagtcgctttggaagcaaaggagaagggtagggaaagaaacaatcttaTAGGAACAAAAAATGTGGGGGATCGTCATTTGCACTTATGACGTAGGGATGCACTTATGACGTAGTTCAAGTtggcgctgaaaaagcagaaaaacgagagagagagagagagagagagagagagagagagaaaaaagaaaatttgctgAAGCTCACCGTATGCGCATAGGATATCCAAGATTAGAAATTGCTTTTTCCCGGTACGCAGAAATATATAGCTTACTATTGTTTTGTCATGGATAATTTCCTTGTCCCCTTTTATCTACATTGATGGATATGTGGGTCAGACCGAGACAGTTTCCATGCCGCACTATAATTAGTTTTCTCTATAACGAGGAAACGGAGAACAGAGGCTTCATGAATGAGTTTATCGTAAATGCGGCACTGAGTACAATGTGCTCAGGTTACTGATTTTATTTCCTggactgaagaaaaaaaaatgcttaattAAAGATGAGGAGCCTCGTGTTAAAAATTCACCTCCTGTGGTAATATGATATGAATTTATCGCCGCCTCTTTTGCATTCAGGCATTTGGAGCCATGTTGGCGCTGTTGAGAATGTGACGAATCACCTCGTTGACATTTTGCCCTGGGAACTGGTTAGAGATGTTAAACTCTCTGACAATTTGACTGAGAATAGCATTGCTGGTTGCAATTCGCATCGCGGCTGCTATGTGACCAGTGAAAACCTTAAACCAAGATCAGCTCTTGCCGATCGATTGCAAGCAAAAGAAGGCTCCATTCTTCTGTCACCTATACGACGCAGTGACGATGGCCTAAAGATACATGCGGAGGTGCACTACATTGCCGATTTAGAGAACTCTAGCGCTTTCCCGCGTCGATTTACCCTCAAGATACGTTTGAAGGACGGTAAAGGTAAGAGACATGCACTGTTAAAGTGAAAAGTGACCTCTTTACTCCCACACCGTCTCTTACCCAGCCATTTAACTACTCACCTGAGTAGTGTTCATTCGTTAATCCATCCATCGCCCAACTTAACCATGCAATTTATCGATCAGTTCCATTTGATCGTCCATCCAGCAGTCCGCTTCGCATCGTTCATTTGTTCGTTCAGCGGGTTcaggaatggcgcagtggtgagagcattcgcctcccaccaatgtggcctgggttcgattcccagactcggcgttatgtgggttgagtttgttggatctctactctgcaccgagaggtttttctgagggtactccggttttcccctctgctcaaaatttgattttgacttgataatttcaatttacaacgttcccaattagcgctccagtgtaaggttccttttctttcaatctgTCTGCAATGTTGATTgctttgttaaatatatttttatttcttgtttcctttgttcatttttttattgattCATTTTATCTACACTGTTTCaatcccttattattattatttattattattattattattattattattattaactaaaaTCCCAGAAAATACAATAGGTAATAAAAACTAGCCAATGAGCACAAAGCATCGCGTCGGCGCTGTTGTCTgagataatgataatgataatgatgatgataatgatgatgataataatgatgatgatgatgataatgataataatataataataataataataataataataattattattattattattattattattattgtgatcatcatcatcatcatcaattgaCACTTACCACCCATTCTTACCTTCAGGGCCAAAGACTACTCCGTTGCTGCCCATTTTTACTCAAACCGAAGCAAAAGTGTTGGTGAGCTTTGTATTTGAATTGTATGaccattattttaaaattacGTAGAAGGGATATCAAACAGGGAGAGCTCTCGCGACAGCTCTAACCCCCCCTGACCACTTCCTTTCGAATGGCGGatccggggagggggggggggggtgaataGGGTGGCTAGCCACTCCTTAATTTAGctccttttttttccatttaccTTCTTTTTAtcgtatttttatttttgctggaaCAGATACTGTTTACCTGACGTGAACAATTTTATTAGTgcttatcacatacggggcaaaattacttaaTTCTGactggctgagacagagggcatatatatattttcttaaTCACGTGAGcgtttttggtaatcaagagggcatgattacttgatcctgattggttaacagttgtcTATCCCGAACAAGCGAGGTTACAAGCATAATCTTCCTCCAGATTCTAACTCTGCATGGTTAAACTGCCTTTTTGTTTTGCACAGGTAAAATACAGTTTAGTTAAATTACGCtatatttctgttgacagcatgGATTTATTGAATTAAACTTCCGAATGAAAACGTGTTAAATTGAACGTCGTCATTTCTCGCGGCATTGAACGGGCTTTCCTCGATAACTTCGCCGTTTATGTAGTGACCATGTAATTGCAATGTGCCcttgtgcaattaaggattaatttcactagtgttttcaaagttttgaaaaTATGCGTGAAATTAGTCCTTTTTAATTTCCctcgggcccatgcgattacacacacaaacataaaaaaagtcaaaatggcagCCTAAACTATTTAGACTTTTTTCAGAGTATGAAAATAGTAGTAGTTTCAATTCACCCCCCTTAAAATATTTCCTGATCCGCCACTGCTGTCGGTAACTAAAGGCTTTCCAAAGTGATGTTCCATATTATGTTTACTCGCAACAACCTTTTCtatttaattttagagagaggTCTCCAAGAAACATGCCTCTAAAAGTCCTGGGATTTCCTTTAATGTAACTGCAGAAAAGTCTTTCGCAAAGAAAACAGATAGAATGGACGACGAAAAGAGAAAGACAAGTGCATTTTATCGTACAAAACAGCTCGTTACCCAAATCCTCACGATGACGAGAGAACTGAATCAGCTGGTCAATGATGCTGGCAATTTAACGAACGTAGTGGAAACTGATGAATAGTAATACGACTGTGCATGTTTGTTGTCTAATCATTATATTACTTGCATGTATTGAAATTGGAAGAAGCTACCGTTTGCAGGACATATAGTGACATCAAATCAGTTTAATTGATGGCCTAGCTCTAATGAGTGTGTCATGACGTAGATTTACCAAATTGATTACAAAACTGGTAATTGACCGGTCCGATGTAACATACATTACTTGCATTGTCGGAGACGTTTGATTGAGCCTACGTGTTAGACTTCTTGACGGTAAATAGATAAttcctcccccctcccccgccCCTCGAAAAAATGGAAGAGGGGAAAAATACCCTCAAGTGTGATAAAGATTCAGAAACAACGGTTGATTGTCCCAAATTGGTACCGAATGAGTATATCTTTTTTGAAGTCAGAAGGATAATTGTTGTTCTTTGCGCCATTCGATTGCCTAAAATAATTGCAGATTTAGACAGTCCACTTTACTAAGTTAAATCGTACCTTCTCTTGTGATATTAGAGAATGCACGCTTGAGTAGTTGTTTAAGCTGAGCGTCTTACAAACCTGAccaatttaaataaaatttgtttaccAGTTTCGCTCTGTTAAAATTAGCAGCAACAATTCTACGGTGGTAGAGCAACGTCacctttcaaattttacattgtcTCAGATGATATGAGCATTGGCTCGCGTTAGTGGTTAAAGGCAAGTTAAACCTCCGCAATACACTACATCTCAGCAAAATTTGATAACTATAATAATTGTCTTGtcgttgttatttattttccctACAATAAAATAGAAATTAGTGCGAACTGGCAGATTTGCATGGACAGTCCGCATTAGTAAGTTAAACATGTCCTTTCGTGTTTTGTGATATTGTGCATCCACGCTTGAATAGTCCGACGGTTGGAGCTTAAGTGCCTTACAAACCTAAGTGTAAATAAAATTTCTTTAGCAGTTTAACTCTGTTTGCAAGAGTCTGCAGCAGGCATCAAAGTTCTGCACCTTCTCTCGAGTCAAATATGTTTTGAAATAAGATCACCCAACGCAAACATCTACTGCATACCGGCTCTAGCTAGTCGTGGTCGTGGTCGAGGGTTCAGTTATACATTACCAATGTTGTCAAGATAACTTGAATCTGTACAATCTTAGTGTAAGCAATTGGAAAATTAAAGCTTATTGCAGTTTTGTTATTTGCTTGGCAGTCTTTTGCTGGGTCCTGGGTCCCTGAATCTATAACTATGAATTACATGTTGAtcataacaataaaaaagacACAGAACAAGGGCTCCCGAAACCTCTCCCCAACCTCAGCCCCTGCAAAGCAAAGGCAGACTTCTGTACACAATACATTTATTTTTGTTAGTATGAGTGGATTATGGTTTAATATTTACATTGGGATTATACGAACAAAATAACGTTCTCACTCAGTGATAAAAGGCCACCAAAATAAGTAATCCAAACATGTTAAACTTTACTAGGGCATTGGAACATGTTGATAACAGCCACAAACACAACAACTTGGCTATTAATGAACAAGCCATGAGACCAAGGCCAGCAGGCCAAACTTTCCAAGTATTCCAAACTCGATACTCGATAACATAACAACTTAAAATAATCACTCTTTACTTTTATACTCATAGTACAGAGTCTTTACAGGAAAATTGAAGGAAGAGATCTTCAAAACTAAGGCACTAAATCATTTTCACTTTTGTGGccgtatttatttattaaaacaTAACGAAATATCCCATAAGAATGAAACTTCAACCGGCCGCCCTTTCATACTGAGCTATTCACAGACATAATGACCACTGATCATGACTGATGGTGAAGTTGTGTGACGGGAATCAGCAAGGCTTTCTCAGAAACCATGAAACCGACGTTACATAACTTCTTTCGCCTGTTGACAATAATTGACACTgacaaaaatatttacatttgttTCTGATGAAGGCTAATCCAAAAGGAAAGTCTAATTATCCCTAATTCTTACCAAACTGTTTGCCCTTGTCTAACTTCTGTTAAACAGTAAAAGCAACTTTGAATGGACTTTCCTGCGAATTAATCATCACTATGCTTGCTAACATCCCCTGTCTTTTTCAGTAGATTCTAAGAATCATTTTATCCGAATTCTCGAAATGatggggaaaaaaagaaacaatagaaataaaacaaaacaagaagcGGTTAGACTTTGGAGGATTACTCCCTCAActatagactgcgagcagtctctcttttgctctaaatccgCAGAGATTCGCCGTCTGATATCATGCTCTCAAGgcggattttagagcaaaagcGAGAATGCTCGCAATTTACCTCAACTAAGGATACACGTCTAGTCACGTAAAGATTCTCACATAAACACGATATCCTTCTATGACTCAAGTTATCAAACATGATAACGTTGAacagggaagatatctgtttacaaacattgcttttgttattcaaatgtgccaaccacagaaacaaaagaccttttgtttcgacagccaatgagtctctggttggcacatgaATGACAACAGGTGACGGAACGATATCTTTGCTAccgggaaattttcttcaaCTGACTAATCCCTATGTAATTATCGTTAAAGTACTTACTCACGGGAATTGTTGATCTGTACTAAAAATTCGATCTACAATGTTGTCTAGCTGGCAATCAGATGGCCGGGCAAACAATTTTATGTCGTTTTGCCGATTGCTGCTTAATGGAATTGAGCGTCACTTAATCAGTGCCCATCATTTATTTCAAGCTGATTGCTTTCTGCAACGGATTCCCTTGCTTGTGTTCGGGGCCGAGTCTCCAAAACGCCCAACCCCTCGCTGTTGAAATTGTCCAAGAATCGGTTATTTCCAACGAAAACTAAATCAAAGAGGCCTCCGTGGTTACGATCAATTGGTTCGGATTGATCGAGTCCTTCCAGCATTGCTTGCAATGGTTGCGTAAATCGAACAACGTCAACGTCGTTAGCATATGTTAAAAATCTTTCAGCGCTTTCGAGAGCTGATTCCATGTTTTTAATTTCCTGCTGAATCGTGGCCCTCTTGCTTGCTATACTTGACAGAGACCTATTCGTTTCATTCTGCACTGCCGCCATAAGACTGCGTTTCTTCGCTTCAACGGTTTTCATTAACTTGTCTGTAAACATATCGACATCTCGTTCCATTTTTGCGCCGTCTTGGACAACTTGAGCACACTCTTCTTCAATTTGAGCGACCAAATTCATCTTTGCTTGTAAGGTTTCTTTTGCTATCCGCAACTGACTTCTTACCTCTAGGGCTTCTTCTTCGATTGATGACACTTCTTGCTCTTTAGCTGCGTGAGGCAAAGTGACACAGGTTTGACGACCTGGGGACTCTCCAACTTTCTCATTAACGAATTGCACCTCATCTTTCTCTGTCCCAACTTCTTTTTGCATGGACCCAGATTGCTTCAAAACATCTTCGCGGTCTTTGTTTTGAAACTCTTTCGTGGACACAACGCGGTGGTCGTCATACATTCTCAACATGCTGTGGCATTTGAGGCATTTTTCACAAAACAATATGCAACACTGGAAGCAGTAAAACGATTCCGGGCATTTCTTGTCACAGTTTCCGCACGTTACTTGAGTTTGGTTAGTCAGGGCATCGATGAACCTTTCGAGATAGGAATTGGTTGGAAGATCCTTTAGATCGCCACTAGCAGGAAATCTGCTTCGTCTTTGACACTTCGGGCATCTCAGCGCTTCTTGTCCATTATTTTCTCGGTGCCAGTCTTTTAAACATTGCAAGCAGAAACTGTGTAAACATGGAAGATGTCTTGGATCATTAAAAATCTCCTGGCACAACGGACACGAGACTTCTTCACGGAGATTGTGAAGTAATTTTTGAACATCCATGCTGAACTGGTCATGATATTTGCGGGGAGTAATTAATTTAAGAGTCTCGTGATTTTCTATGTTTAGCTTTTCTAAGAATCAGGTGATGTTTTGACCAATAATAGTGCCCTATTTTAAGAGCCCGTTGGTTGCAATTGTTTTGATTTGCTTTTGTAATTCTCAGAAATGTGCCCGTGACGTGTTGTTTCAGCAAGAGCTTTCAAAGCGGCAACAAAGAGCTACAGTAGGTCAAACAACTGAACCATACTGATTGCAAAGATTCGATTGCATATTTGCTTAGATGTAGATTGGCGACTTAAAATCATGAACTTCTccgaatttattttattatttttattattatttttttaacagcTACTCAAGAGAGTTTGATAGACACAAAAATCTCGTCATAAGTTAGGATccggtcagtataaaataaggggaaaaaagtaaaataagtataaaaatatataaataaagtaAGGCAAGTGATAAAGCACTCGCTGACAATGACAGGCACCTCAAATGAATCAGTTTGCTAATCGACATGGAAACTAGGAAAGGAACAGTGTTTTCGCATGAGTTTCCACTCGTCCAACAAATCCAACTGAGGCAAAAGAAGACCAAACGAAAGGTTACAAgct encodes:
- the LOC137997742 gene encoding uncharacterized protein; this encodes MTNSSFQLARWIFLICGSAVICQDCPNEAISIKCDAQVGVSEIQGTSWKAVGFKHRLAFCVGHRCDVTQNSRKPHGIQVLSIERGTLTLKRTSWKSTRHPVKFMCTVKAENSFSLLRSFITVDFSVECIWSHVGAVENVTNHLVDILPWELVRDVKLSDNLTENSIAGCNSHRGCYVTSENLKPRSALADRLQAKEGSILLSPIRRSDDGLKIHAEVHYIADLENSSAFPRRFTLKIRLKDGKGPKTTPLLPIFTQTEAKVLREVSKKHASKSPGISFNVTAEKSFAKKTDRMDDEKRKTSAFYRTKQLVTQILTMTRELNQLVNDAGNLTNVVETDE
- the LOC137996134 gene encoding protein PML-like, whose translation is MDVQKLLHNLREEVSCPLCQEIFNDPRHLPCLHSFCLQCLKDWHRENNGQEALRCPKCQRRSRFPASGDLKDLPTNSYLERFIDALTNQTQVTCGNCDKKCPESFYCFQCCILFCEKCLKCHSMLRMYDDHRVVSTKEFQNKDREDVLKQSGSMQKEVGTEKDEVQFVNEKVGESPGRQTCVTLPHAAKEQEVSSIEEEALEVRSQLRIAKETLQAKMNLVAQIEEECAQVVQDGAKMERDVDMFTDKLMKTVEAKKRSLMAAVQNETNRSLSSIASKRATIQQEIKNMESALESAERFLTYANDVDVVRFTQPLQAMLEGLDQSEPIDRNHGGLFDLVFVGNNRFLDNFNSEGLGVLETRPRTQARESVAESNQLEINDGH